GTCTGTACGCGAAGCAATCGGTAATGTTCACTTCGTGCAGGGAAACGTCGATGTTTACTGCAATGAAGCCGTTCAGTACATTGACGACAATAAAATTGAACTTAAAGGAAATGTTAAGATTTATCAGGACACTCTCTCGCTTTTTACCTCAAAAGCTACTTATATCGGTAATGAAAAGAAAGCAATCTGTGAAGGCAGCGTTACTCTTAAAGATAAAAATGCTACTCTGCGGGCAGACGGCGGAGTCTATTTCTTCAATGAAGCAAAAGCAATCTTTAAAGGTAATGTTATTATCATAAATCCCGAATATAAAATCACTTCAAGCGAACTCATTTACCTCCGTAATACAGAAGATTCTTTCGCAAGAGGAGATGTTATAGTTAATACTGATTCAGCCGTCATCAAAGCTCAGAGCATTGATTTCTTTAAACGGCAGGGTAAGACTTTTGCTGTTGATAATGTAAGCATTGAATCTGATTCTTCTATTATCTATTCAGATACTCTAACTGATTTATCCCTCGAAGACAAAAGCATTGCCTCCGGTAACGTGAAGGTTGTTAATCTTTCCAATAACCTTGTAGTCACCGGCGCTTATGCAGAAAATTACGATACAAGAAAATATTCTTTCGTCAAAGGTAATGCTCGTCTTACGCAGGTTGAAAACGAACGGGATACGCTGTTTATTTACAGCAGTATTCTTGAAACTTACAGGAATAAACCCGAACGATATGTGGCTAAAGAAAACGTTGAGGTTATTCGAGGTACCTTCCTCGCAAAGAGCGATACTGCAGTCTTTGCCCGTACTCTTGACGAGAATAAAGATGAAGTCTCCTTGTTTCCAAGGCCCGTCGTCTGGCAGGATAATCTTCAGCTCACCGCAGATTCGGTCTTTGCCTTAATGGAAAACAAAAAACTCTCTGAAGTCTTCGCAAAAAAACTCGAAGGTTATCCGGGAAGTAAGTATTCATTCATGCTGATTGCGAACAAAGACCCCTTTTTCTCTGAAAGGTTTGACCAGATTACTGGAAAGGATATTAAAATTAAATTTGAGAACGATTCTTTAAAGTATGTTGACGTTTACAAAAACTCATACAGTATTTACTTTGCTTTTGAAAATGAAAAAGCGAATGGAGTTAATCTCGTTGAAGGAGAAAATATGTACATCACTTTTGATTCACGTCAGCAGGTCTCTAAAATCAAAGTCGAGAAGAATATCCGTGGTCAGTATGTTCCCGAAGCAAAAATGGCAGAAGTCTCTATCCGTCTTCCCGGTTTTAATCTTAGAAGCGATAAACCAATCAGGAAACCCTAAATGCTCGAAGGTCTGTCTGAAAATAATATCCGCCCGAAAAGTAAAGTGGGACTAACTTCAGTTCCTTCCTATATCTGGTTTCTGCTCATTGTTTTCGTTACAGGAATGTTCTTATTCCTCGCTTTCAGAGTGCTTCTGCTTTACCTTAATTTTGAACAGGCAAAAGATATTCCGTTAAATACTGTTATCTACGCTTTATTCAACCGTGGAAGCCTTTTTGATGCGGCAGTTAATTCTTACATTCTTTTAATTCCTTTTCTTCTGCTTTCATTTGGTTATTTCTTTAAGATTAACTCTATACATTTGTATAAGTTATCCGTGATTATTATAAATGTTTTTTATGTTTCTGCAGTTGCCCTGTCGTGTGTTGATATCCCTTATTTTGCTTATTTTAATTCACGGCTGACTACAAGTATTCTTAACTGGAGCGATGAACTCTGGCTGAGTGTTTATGCAAGGTTTTCTGTTCCTGTTTACTATCCTTATGTCTTCTTATTTCTCGTATTGTCAGTGGGATTATGCTTCTGGTTTGTGTATATCGCTAAAAGAACAATCTATAATGTCCGCAATGAATCCGGTTCTGTTTTTAAGAAAATCGTTGTCTTTTTTGCTGCCGGTGTTTTACTCATTCTCGGTATGAGAGGGGATTACAAATCCAAAAACATGCCCTTAAATGTTGCTGACACGTTCTTCTCGGATTTCTCAATTA
The Ignavibacteria bacterium DNA segment above includes these coding regions:
- a CDS encoding OstA-like protein, with translation MIKTILHIILLLFFVTGISFAQEKIELKKSDKLTGKTIDGKSVREAIGNVHFVQGNVDVYCNEAVQYIDDNKIELKGNVKIYQDTLSLFTSKATYIGNEKKAICEGSVTLKDKNATLRADGGVYFFNEAKAIFKGNVIIINPEYKITSSELIYLRNTEDSFARGDVIVNTDSAVIKAQSIDFFKRQGKTFAVDNVSIESDSSIIYSDTLTDLSLEDKSIASGNVKVVNLSNNLVVTGAYAENYDTRKYSFVKGNARLTQVENERDTLFIYSSILETYRNKPERYVAKENVEVIRGTFLAKSDTAVFARTLDENKDEVSLFPRPVVWQDNLQLTADSVFALMENKKLSEVFAKKLEGYPGSKYSFMLIANKDPFFSERFDQITGKDIKIKFENDSLKYVDVYKNSYSIYFAFENEKANGVNLVEGENMYITFDSRQQVSKIKVEKNIRGQYVPEAKMAEVSIRLPGFNLRSDKPIRKP